The nucleotide window CGATATGCTAACCTTTGAGAAAGGTTTTTCACCGATTGAGTTTTTGAAGCCAGATGAATTGGAGAAAGTCATTAGTAAAATTGCTTTCAAAACAAGCAACGATTAATATGTGATACATCACTATTAAATACTTGACGCTTTTGTGCGCCGAGTATTTTTTATTGCGGATAAAATTATATAAACTAAACAAATACTACCAAGAGAATTCTATAATTTTCGGGAGGTGAGATTATGCATCAGCTTACAACAAAAGAACTTTCTTTTATGGAAGACGAAATCCGTGCAGAAGAAATTATCGCAAAAACTTTGAATTGGTGTGCTTCTCAGTGTACAGATCAAGAACTTAAACAGACTTTAGAACGAATTGCAGAACAACATCAATTGAAGGTCGCGGACTTGTCTCAATACTTCAATCGTTCTAAAATGCTTCAATAACTCGCAAAGGAGATTATACATGCCAAACAACATAGAAAAACGCGGTTTAACTGACCGAGAAATACTGCAACTCTGCTTAGAGTTGGAAAAAGGACGCTGTCATAGTACAAGCAATGCAATGTTAGAGACAAGTCATCAAGAGCTTCGTTCCATCTATCAACAATGCTTTGAAAACGCTAGCAACAGCCAATACGAGTTATATAAAATAGCAAATCAAAAAGGTTGGTATAAAACAGAAATTGCTTCCACTGAACAAATTGTTACGGTGCAGGAACACATGCAAAATAACTTGCAGCCGAAAGGTAATTTTTAGCATTTTTCAAAAGAAATCTTCTCCTTCAAGCAAACCGTAAGGGTGACAAGTGGTTTGAAGCTCACTCTTTCATAAAGATAACTGTATTTATGATGTAAAAACCTGAATTTGAGGCATATGCAATGTTTGACCAATTCAGTTTACCCTTACGGTTTGGTATAACTAATCACAAAACAATAACCAAACTTCTTTCCTCTCTATGTCTTGCAGCGCATGTCTAGGTTGACGAAATTCTAGACATTATTTTTTATCCGCAAAGCGTAATAGCTCACGATTTAACTTCTCCCGCTCACAATAAAACAAGCCATGGCCGCTTTCTTGGAAGGGAATAAGGTGTGAATTTTTAATACCAGCATGCATAATTTCTGCTAACACAAAAGGGCAGATTTTATCATGTATACCGTGACAAATAACAGTGGGTACATGAACGGCGGACAAATCCGCTCGCAAATCCTCGTCCCGCAGAGATACAGCGCATTGAATAGTGCCGTGCCCAGATGCCTCTAAACCCAATTGAAAAAACCAACTTTTAAAAGCCTCCGTAATATACCGTTCAAAAAATATGTCACCAAAGCTTTGGAGCATACTGGGTCGATTTTGATATGTATCTTCAATTAGCTTGTCTACAGCATCCTTCGTAAGTCCATACGGATACCCAGGACGTTGTGTGAATGCTGGTGCCGCAGCACCAAGTAAAGCTAATTTCGCGACTTGATGCCCGCTATGCCGAGCCATATAGCGAACAGCAATAGCTCCTCCCATCGAAAACCCAACTAAAACAAACGCTTTTAGCTGCAGTGTCTCGACAATACTTCGAATATCATCTGCAAGTCGGTTGTAAGAATAGCCGCTCCAAGGACGATCAGACTTACCGAATCCTCGTAAATCAACACCAATACAACGGTAGCCATGTTTAGGCAATTCATTATATTGATACTCAAACATTTTATGATTCACTGGCCAGCCATGCAAAAATAAAATCACCTTGCCATCCCTAGGTCCTATATCCTCCACAAATATGTTCACAATATGCTCCGTTTGGTTACTGGTTTCAACAGTTACATAGTAGCCCATATAATTCCCTCCTTTTGTCTATTTATTCTTTTTATATGTATGTAACTCGTACTGTATAGAGAACTTTTGATATAGTAGCCTCCGGTTTTCTTACACGCATGAGAAAACATGCTGATCTGCAGTTGATGAATCTTTTATTGTAGATAGCTTGCAAGTAAAATAGGACTTCGCTTACGCGAAGTCCTATTGCATCATCGGTCTTGTTTGTAAATAAATATCCAAGGCTTCATGTGTGCCCTTTGTAATTACATCTCTTGTTATTTTCGCCAAAAGCATATTATAAACCAGTCCGTTATCACCATAGCCAAAGATAATATGACAATTTGGCATTTCTTCATAATGACCGAGCATTGGTAAACCATCGTGGGTTCCTGCATAATAGGCACCTAAGTAAAACTCTGGTCGGACGTTTAGATTCGGAAAAAGTTTTTGAAATTCTTGCACAAGCTTATCGCGCTTGTGCGGTAATTTTCCTTCTCGTTGCATCGGACTAATCACATCGTCATCTAATCCCCCGATTATAATGCGATTATCAGCTGTTGTGCGCATATAAATATACGGTCTTGCCGTTTCCCATATCAGCGTACGTTCGTGCCAACTGCTGAAATCTTCTACAGGATTTGTAACAATAGCATATGTAGTAGTGAGCACCGCGTTTTTGTCCTTTTTAAAACTTAGTCCTTCATACCCGCTCGCAATAATAACATGCTTAGCTTTAATCGTATGGTTAGTTTTCGTATAAAATATCGCGCCATCTTCTTTGAATACTTTTCCATTAATGGCTGTTTCCTCAAATATGCGCACGCCTTTCTGCTTCGCCTTCTCCAATAGTCCAATTGTAAATTTATAAGGATTGAGTTCCCCATCATTTTGTACGTACAATGCCGCTCGTTTTTTAAATGGATACCACTTACCAATTTGTTCTTCAGTCAACATGTCTGCCATAAACCCATGCTTTTGCAAATACCCATATTCTTTTTCCAGCTTAGCTACATCTTTTTCATAGCTCGCATAATACAAGCTGGCACGCTGTACATATTCAGCATGAATATCTAGTGAATCACACGCAGATTTAATATCTGCAATCGCTTGCTCACACAGCTTGGTATGCCTGATTGCATTTGTTTCGCCAAACGAGTTCACAAGCTGATAGAGCATTTTATCCCCTAAGTATTGAACAAGTGCAGTATTTGTACATGTACTTCCGTGTCCAACCTTCCGCTGATCTACAACCACTACATCAAGTCCTGTATCTGCCATATAATATGCGCATTGCGCACCGCAGCTGCCCCCACCGACAATCAATGCATCACATGTAATATCTTCCTCTAGCTTTGGATATGCAGGTGCATTTGGATATGTTGTGAGCCAATATGGTTGTCCATTATATAGTTCCATTGTATAAACCACCTTATGTAAGAGATACTGTTAGCGTTTCCCATCCATATTTGCATAATGCATACCCTTCCATACACTTCTCATAATTGTTTTTCAAACTAAAGGGCTATTCTTTCCTAAATACCTGTTTGGGTATATACTAGTGTAGTATATCCTGTCATCTTAAAGGAGGTCCTTCCATTTGGGATTGCATAACGCGAAAAAACAAACAACTACCATTGATTCACAATATATTCAGCAGCACTTAGCGAATGAACGAACTTATCTCGCATGGCTACGAACGGCTATCGCAGTGTCCGGTCTTGGATTTTTAGTTGCTAACCTGCATTTTGCAGTACGCGAAGAGCTCACTGCGCTTGGAAATAAAATTGCCATTCTCATTGGCTTCACTTCCATTGTCGTAGGCATCATTATCATTGCTTTAGCTACATGGAGCTATTTGGTTAAGCGTAAGGAAATTAATGAGCAAACCTTTCAAGCAGTTGGGCCTATGACAATTTGGATTTCATTAGCTGTCATTTTACTTATTCTAGTCATTGCTTCCTACTTTTTGATATATATTGGGTAAAGACAAGGCTGTTTTCGCATAAATTGTTGCTTTCTTGACCATACTATTAAAAGGTTGATATAATGCGGTTCAAGGAGGCGAACAAATGTGTGGGAAGATGTGTATGAAGGGATTAGTGAATTGAGCAAATCAGAACAAATGGCGTTATTTAATGCGATGAAACAAGATTTGTTTCCAGAAGAACCAGATAAAATTACAGCGTTACTCAAAAGTATTCGTGAATCTCGATTCGCTTCTGGATTGGGCTGTGTTCATTGTGGAAGCACCTCGGTTAAACGGAATGGTAAATATCGTTCCAGACAACGCTATTTATGTAAGGACTGCGGAAAGACGTTCAATGATATGACGAATACACCATTCTCTGGTTCTCGCTATCCTGAAAAATGGGTGAAGTATGTAGAAATGATGGTCGAAGGATGTACGCTCCCTAAAATCGCTAAACGCCTTAAAATTCACATCTCTACCGCCTTCTATTGGAGACACAAGATTTTGAACGCATTATGTAGCCTTGGCTTTAATCAACTACAAGGCATTGTCGAGAGCGATGAAACTTTCTTTCGTGAATCTTTGAAAGGTCAACGTACAATCACCCATAGAAAATCCAAAAAACGTGGTGAAAAAGACAAGAAACGAGGGATTTCAAACCTTAAAATTGCCGTTGTAGTAGCACAAGATAGAAATAGTAATGTAATTGCACGGAAAGCAGGAACAGGACGTGTAAAAGCCGAAGAAATTGATACTGTGATAGGTGAGTATATTCACCCATCTGCTTTGTTGTGTACAGATACAGCGACGAATTATAAAAAGTTTGCCAAGATAAAAGGATTACAGCACGAAACGGTCAATGAGCGACAAAAACAGCGTGTAAAGAAAGGGATTTTTCATATACAGCACGTTAACAACTTCCATAACCGTTTAAAGAGTTGGATGGAACGTTTCCAAGGTGTCGGAACGCACTATTTGGACAACTATCTCTATTGGTTCCGCTGGCTCGAATTAGGCAAAAATGTAGCATTTGAAAAACGAGTAGAACAAATGCTTATTTCAGCGTGTCAGAAATCTAATTATACAACTGTTCAAATGTTAAGAAGTGCATAAAAAAGACCTCAGTTTAGAGGTCATAAGTTTATATCATACTTTTTCTTACTTTTTCAGGAATCATAACAACTTCCGTTTGTAAGTCAACAGGTCTAAATGTTTCATCAATACATTTATCCCAATATTCTAAATGCTTTTTATCAATCCAATGGTTAGATTGTTCAACTTCTTGACCACCTTCACCTTGAACTGAGTACCAATATAAGTATTCATCGCCATTCAGTTGTTCTCTAAATATCGTTTCAACAAACATTTTTTCGCCTTCAAGAGTAATAAGAACATCTTTCATATTTTCGTTTAAAAATTTTAACCATTCATCTACTTGTTCCGATTTACCTTCTTTGACTCTAAATCTGGTTAGTTCTACATTCATTTTCTATTACCTCATTTTCATTTATTTTCTGTCTATATTTTACCAATAATTTATCAAAGAACTAAACAAATCTTTAAAAACAACAAACTTTAAGAAAACAGCCTTATCTTTTATCTAGTTCTGTCAAAATTTTGTATAACTCTTCCAAATGTGTAATTTCATAATCTGGTATAACTTCATTTCGCTCTTTCTGATGACGATTAATCCAAACCGATGTGATACCTGCCCGCGATGCACCAAGAATGTCGGTCATGAGGTTATCCCCAACCATTACAACTTCCTCCTTTTGTAACGAAAGCAGCTCCAGTGCGTGTGCAAAAATGGATGGATCAGGCTTTCCCCTTCCAAAAGCTCCAGAGATTACAATATGATCAAAATAAGGCGCAAGTTGCGGTGTAATAGAAAGTTTTGTATTTTGTAAATCCGGAGAACCATTTGTTAGCAACAACAATTTATATGTACCGTGCAGCGCATCCAATACTTGAAACGTCTCATCATATACAAAGGGTCTGCTTCTACGCTCTGCAGGAAACCTTTCGGCAAGTTCTTCACCGAGCGCTACATTCTCAATACCAAGCGCACGTAGGCCTCTTGTCCAAGCCTCTTTTCGATATATAGGAACAATCTCCTTCATTTTACGAAAATTGTCCTCTTCATCTAAAAAGTTCCCCCACATCCCTTCAAATGGATTGATCCCAATCATTTGTGTAAACGGATATGTCTCATATGTTGCATATAATGCTGCTGCCTCTTTTCGTACAGCTTCCTCCAAAAGCTTTGGATCTGCGCCGCATCGTTCACTCGCAAAGCGGCATGTTGCTGCAAATGCTTCCTTTACACTTTTTTGATCCCACAACAGCGTGTCATCTAAATCAAAAAAAATAGCTTTTATCATATCATCCATCTCCTATATATTTTACAGAAATAAAACCATGTGCTCTTCATCATAGTATACATCGTTGTAGTAAAGCGCTTTCTCTTCTGTACCGAATACTTGAAAGCCTAAATTTTGATACAAAGCTTTCGCACTTACGTTTTCTGACACAACTGTTAAATTAATTTTGATGATGGACTCTACTTGTTGAGCCTGTTTAATGGCCGCCTGTAACAATGCTTTAGCTATACCCCTACCACGGTTTTCGGGCGTGACGTACATCGCGAAAATGGTAGCACGATGACAAAACTTCTTCGCTTGTTCCTGCATGAGTGTTACTACGCCAATTAATTCACCGTCCACAAATGCACCGAACGTATATTCCCCAGGGTTTATAAAGCGCTCCGCTATCTGTTGAATCGGATTCACTCGCTGTAAAGCTTCCTCGTAACTAGTTCCAAACGCTGTAGGATGGTTCTTAAGTGCTTCTAATCTCAATTCCCAATACCCTGCCGCATCATCAGGCTGCAACAACCTCACTTCCATCTACATCCCTCCTTCATATTAAAATTGATTATTACAAAAATTCTAAAATAAGTAAACAAAAAAAGAAAGTGGTCTTGGACAAGACCACTTTCTACAGTTCCAACACGCTGCTTAATTTTATGTCTGGATATTTATCTTGGAACATTCTATATACAAAGTCATTTTCAAATAACAGTACAGGATTCCCCTCACGATCTTCCACCTTCATTACGCGCGAGTCCAGCATACTGTCTTTTAGTTCGCCGCCAGTTACCCACTTTGCGATGTCATGGCGCATCATAATCATCTCCAAATCCACACCATATTCTGCTTTCATACGGTATTCAAATACCTGGAACTGAAGTTCACCAACCGCGCCTAAAATGTAATCACCAAAGAATGGTGTGCGGTAAAGCTGCACCGCACCTTCTTGTACAAGTTGATTCATTCCTTTATCAAAATGCTTATGCTTCATCGCGTTTTTCGCACGAACTTTCATAAATAATTCCGGCGGGAAGGTTGGCAGTGCCTCAAACTTAAAGGTATTGCTGCCTCCGACAATTGTATCACCAATTTGGTAGGTGCCGGCATCATACAAGCCAATAATATCGCCTGGATATGCTTCTTCTACTGTTTCACGCTCTGATGCTAAAAATTGCTGAGACTGACCAAGCTTGATTTTCTTCCCAGTACGAGATAACGTAACTGTCATGCCACGCTCAAATTTCCCAGAACACACACGCACAAAAGCAATTCTATCACGGTGCGCCGGATTCATGTTCGCCTGAATTTTAAAAACAAATCCGGAAAACTCAGGGTTGTTTACATCAATTTCACCTATGGATGATTTTCGTGGCTGCGGTGGTGATGTTAACTGCAAAAATGCATTGAAGAATGATTGTACCCCAAAGTTTGCAATTGCACTTCCAAAGAAAACAGGTGTTAATGTACCATTCTTGACTTTTTCCATTGAAAACTCATTTCCCGCTTCATTAAGCAACGTTAGCTCATCCATTAAAGACGGTAGCATCCCTTCATTAATGTGCTCCGCTACTTCATCTGTTACATGTTCGCCATCAAAGTTAACAAATAACGACTCCTCATTACCGCGGTAAACTTCAATTTGTTTTTCAAAGCGATCATATGTACCTTGAAATCTTTTCCCCATACCAATCGGCCATGTCACTGGGTAAGATTCAATTTCAAGTACCTCTTCGATTTCTTCTAGCAGTTCTAGAGGATCTTTCCCTTCACGGTCTAATTTGTTGATAAACGTTAAGATAGGGATTCCTCTCATGCGACATACTTTAAATAATTTAAGTGTTTGCGCCTCAATACCTTTTGTACCGTCAATCACCATAACTGCGCTATCAACAGCTGTTAGTGTTCGATAGGTATCTTCACTAAAATCTTGGTGACCTGGTGTGTCAACAATGTTAATATGATGATCACGATACGAAAATTGCATCACACTGGAGGTAACGGAAATACCACGTTGCTTTTCAATTTCCATCCAATCAGATGTTGCATATTTACCTGACTTTTTTGCTTTTACCGTTCCTGCTGAACGAATGGAACCGCCAAGAAGAAGCAGCTTTTCCGTCAGTGTTGTTTTACCTGCATCCGGATGCGAAATAATCGCAAATGTCCGGCGCGATGACGTTTGTATATTAGATTGTTCACTCATATGTATAGTCCTTTCCTTCATAAATTACGCTTCCTACTTTTATAATATGGAAATAGTTCTATTTAAATAGGCTGTGTTAAAGCCCAATGTTAATCATTTGCACTTGTTGATTGGAGTGAAGGGGGTGAGACTAATGCGAGGAACGCGAGCCCCCGTAACGGAAATCAACAACGAACTTTAACAGAGCCTGTAAATAAATACAAGTGCTTTTCACACATAGAAATAGAAACACAAGAACAACTTGTCAGATATCTATGTTCTTACCTCTTGCACATGCACTTGTTAAGCTCTGACCGTAACTATATATCAACCGCTCTTCTCTCTCATCTAATAAGCAATATTAGTTTTTTAGCTGATATCTATATAATTATAGCGCGCTTTCAATGGTACGTTATCCACTTCAAACTGTCAATTCCCTTGGGTAAAAGGAAAAGCTTGCTATTTTATCTATCACCTGTTATGATAAAGAAGAA belongs to Ectobacillus sp. JY-23 and includes:
- a CDS encoding DUF6176 family protein, whose translation is MNVELTRFRVKEGKSEQVDEWLKFLNENMKDVLITLEGEKMFVETIFREQLNGDEYLYWYSVQGEGGQEVEQSNHWIDKKHLEYWDKCIDETFRPVDLQTEVVMIPEKVRKSMI
- a CDS encoding GNAT family N-acetyltransferase, whose protein sequence is MEVRLLQPDDAAGYWELRLEALKNHPTAFGTSYEEALQRVNPIQQIAERFINPGEYTFGAFVDGELIGVVTLMQEQAKKFCHRATIFAMYVTPENRGRGIAKALLQAAIKQAQQVESIIKINLTVVSENVSAKALYQNLGFQVFGTEEKALYYNDVYYDEEHMVLFL
- a CDS encoding YidH family protein, which translates into the protein MGLHNAKKQTTTIDSQYIQQHLANERTYLAWLRTAIAVSGLGFLVANLHFAVREELTALGNKIAILIGFTSIVVGIIIIALATWSYLVKRKEINEQTFQAVGPMTIWISLAVILLILVIASYFLIYIG
- a CDS encoding HAD family hydrolase, yielding MIKAIFFDLDDTLLWDQKSVKEAFAATCRFASERCGADPKLLEEAVRKEAAALYATYETYPFTQMIGINPFEGMWGNFLDEEDNFRKMKEIVPIYRKEAWTRGLRALGIENVALGEELAERFPAERRSRPFVYDETFQVLDALHGTYKLLLLTNGSPDLQNTKLSITPQLAPYFDHIVISGAFGRGKPDPSIFAHALELLSLQKEEVVMVGDNLMTDILGASRAGITSVWINRHQKERNEVIPDYEITHLEELYKILTELDKR
- a CDS encoding alpha/beta fold hydrolase; amino-acid sequence: MGYYVTVETSNQTEHIVNIFVEDIGPRDGKVILFLHGWPVNHKMFEYQYNELPKHGYRCIGVDLRGFGKSDRPWSGYSYNRLADDIRSIVETLQLKAFVLVGFSMGGAIAVRYMARHSGHQVAKLALLGAAAPAFTQRPGYPYGLTKDAVDKLIEDTYQNRPSMLQSFGDIFFERYITEAFKSWFFQLGLEASGHGTIQCAVSLRDEDLRADLSAVHVPTVICHGIHDKICPFVLAEIMHAGIKNSHLIPFQESGHGLFYCEREKLNRELLRFADKK
- a CDS encoding spore coat protein, with amino-acid sequence MPNNIEKRGLTDREILQLCLELEKGRCHSTSNAMLETSHQELRSIYQQCFENASNSQYELYKIANQKGWYKTEIASTEQIVTVQEHMQNNLQPKGNF
- a CDS encoding FAD-binding oxidoreductase; protein product: MELYNGQPYWLTTYPNAPAYPKLEEDITCDALIVGGGSCGAQCAYYMADTGLDVVVVDQRKVGHGSTCTNTALVQYLGDKMLYQLVNSFGETNAIRHTKLCEQAIADIKSACDSLDIHAEYVQRASLYYASYEKDVAKLEKEYGYLQKHGFMADMLTEEQIGKWYPFKKRAALYVQNDGELNPYKFTIGLLEKAKQKGVRIFEETAINGKVFKEDGAIFYTKTNHTIKAKHVIIASGYEGLSFKKDKNAVLTTTYAIVTNPVEDFSSWHERTLIWETARPYIYMRTTADNRIIIGGLDDDVISPMQREGKLPHKRDKLVQEFQKLFPNLNVRPEFYLGAYYAGTHDGLPMLGHYEEMPNCHIIFGYGDNGLVYNMLLAKITRDVITKGTHEALDIYLQTRPMMQ
- a CDS encoding peptide chain release factor 3; the protein is MKERTIHMSEQSNIQTSSRRTFAIISHPDAGKTTLTEKLLLLGGSIRSAGTVKAKKSGKYATSDWMEIEKQRGISVTSSVMQFSYRDHHINIVDTPGHQDFSEDTYRTLTAVDSAVMVIDGTKGIEAQTLKLFKVCRMRGIPILTFINKLDREGKDPLELLEEIEEVLEIESYPVTWPIGMGKRFQGTYDRFEKQIEVYRGNEESLFVNFDGEHVTDEVAEHINEGMLPSLMDELTLLNEAGNEFSMEKVKNGTLTPVFFGSAIANFGVQSFFNAFLQLTSPPQPRKSSIGEIDVNNPEFSGFVFKIQANMNPAHRDRIAFVRVCSGKFERGMTVTLSRTGKKIKLGQSQQFLASERETVEEAYPGDIIGLYDAGTYQIGDTIVGGSNTFKFEALPTFPPELFMKVRAKNAMKHKHFDKGMNQLVQEGAVQLYRTPFFGDYILGAVGELQFQVFEYRMKAEYGVDLEMIMMRHDIAKWVTGGELKDSMLDSRVMKVEDREGNPVLLFENDFVYRMFQDKYPDIKLSSVLEL
- a CDS encoding IS1595 family transposase, producing MWEDVYEGISELSKSEQMALFNAMKQDLFPEEPDKITALLKSIRESRFASGLGCVHCGSTSVKRNGKYRSRQRYLCKDCGKTFNDMTNTPFSGSRYPEKWVKYVEMMVEGCTLPKIAKRLKIHISTAFYWRHKILNALCSLGFNQLQGIVESDETFFRESLKGQRTITHRKSKKRGEKDKKRGISNLKIAVVVAQDRNSNVIARKAGTGRVKAEEIDTVIGEYIHPSALLCTDTATNYKKFAKIKGLQHETVNERQKQRVKKGIFHIQHVNNFHNRLKSWMERFQGVGTHYLDNYLYWFRWLELGKNVAFEKRVEQMLISACQKSNYTTVQMLRSA